A genomic region of Spea bombifrons isolate aSpeBom1 chromosome 9, aSpeBom1.2.pri, whole genome shotgun sequence contains the following coding sequences:
- the TMX1 gene encoding thioredoxin-related transmembrane protein 1 translates to MALPILCCLLVIFLPAGLAKKSDVIEITDDNWRDILEGEWMIKFYAPWCPACQKLQPEWQDFAEWGEDLNVNVAKVDVTAQPGLSGRFVITALPTIYHCKEGVFRKYQGSRTHKDFISFINEKEWEAVEPMSTWFGPDSLLMNAMSALFQLSMWIRQCHNYIVEDIGIPVWGSYIIFALMTLVLGLVLGLILVFVADCFCPSKRYRPQGYIYPKSRTSEASKLSEKLEDEQSEDEEDDTDDDDEGTGRAPNMTRDSIRKRAVNS, encoded by the exons ATGGCGCTGCCCATACTGTGCTGTTTGCTGGTAATCTTTCTGCCTGCAGGACTGGCCAAGAAAAGCGATGTGATAGAAATCACTGATGACAACTGGCGAGACATCCTGGAGGGAGAGTGGATGATTAAATT TTATGCGCCATGGTGTCCGGCCTGCCAGAAGCTGCAGCCGGAATGGCAAGACTTTGCAGAATGGGGAGAAGATCTCAATGTTAACGTGGCCAAAGTGGATGTTACTGCTCAACCCG gtttGAGTGGAAGGTTTGTCATAACAGCCTTGCCAACCATCTATCA CTGCAAAGAAGGAGTATTCAGAAAGTATCAAGGTTCAAGAACGCACAAGGACTTTATTAGCTTTATAAATGAGAAGGAATGGGAGGCTGTCGAACCCATGTCAACCTGGTTTGGTCCAGACTCTCTTCT GATGAACGCCATGTCTGCTTTATTCCAGTTGTCAATGTGGATTAGG CAATGCCACAATTACATTGTGGAAGACATTGGTATTCCGGTCTGGGGCTCGTACATTATTTTTGCATTGATGACGCTGGTCTTAGGTCTTGTTTTGGGCCTG atcCTGGTTTTTGTAGCAGATTGCTTCTGTCCTTCAAAAAGATACAGACCTCAAGGATACATTTACCCCA AAAGCCGTACATCTGAAGCTAGCAAATTGTCGGAAAAGCTGGAAGATGAGCAGTCTGAAGACGAAGAAGATGACacggatgatgatgatgaaggcACCGGCAGAGCCCCAAATATGACGCGGGACAGTATACGGAAACGCGCTGTGAACTCCTAA